The window GCTTTAGGGCCTCCTGCCGCCGTCCTAGGCCTTGGGCCGCCTGGGCCTGGAGGAAGGCCCCGGCGGGCCCGGCCTCCTTGGCGTAGCGGTAAGCGTTGGCGTAGTCCTTGGCCTTGAGGTAAGCGGCCGCCAAGGCCAAGGCCACCTCGGGATCCTGGCCCTTGGCGTAGGCCTCCTGGAGCCAGCGGAGCCCCTCCTTCAGGTCCCCCGCCTCAAGCCGGCGCCGGCCCAGGAGGTAGGCGGCCTGCCAAAGGTCCGGGTCCAAGGCCAAGGCCTCCCGCCAAAGGGGCTCGGGGTCTTCCACCAGGGTTCCCTTGCGCAGGAGGAGGAGGGCCTTCCCCTTGGGGTCCTGGACCGCCTCGAGGCCCCGCTCCACCTCCCGGCGCGCCCGGTCCGTAAGCCCCACCTCCGCCAGCACCCGGGCGAGGAGGTCCCAGGCCTCCGCCCGGCCAGGCTCCCGGTTGAGCGCGGCGTACAGGTGGGGCACCGCCGCCTCCCGCTCCCCGGCGGCGTAGAGGGCCTGGGCCAGGGCGAGGCGGTAGGCGGGGCTCCGCTCCGGGGAAAGGCCCCGCTCCAGAACGGCCGCCGCCTCCCTGGCCTTCCCCTCCTGGAGGAGGGCCCCGGACCAGGCGAGGTAGGCCTCCTCCCGGGGGGCGATGGCGGCCGCTTTGGCGAAGGCCTCGGCCGCCTTTCCCGCCTCCCCCAGGCGGAGGTAGACCTGGCCCAGGTTGAAGTGCCCCTCGTACCGGTCCGGGAAGACCCGGGTCATCTGGTCAAAGGCGAACCGGGCCTCTTCCAGCCGGCCAAGCCGCACCAAGGCCACGCCGAGGCCGAGGTGGGCCTGGAACTGACCGTAGTCCTGGCGCAGCACCTCCTCAAAGGCGGCCACGGCCTCCGCGTAGGCCCCCTCCGAAAGGAGGCGCTCCCCCCTCTCCAGCCAGGCTTGGACGCCCTGGGCCAAGGCCGCCCCAGCCACGAGCCCGAGGGCGAGGATACGCATCAGAAAAGGTCCCATAGAAGCCCCCTCTTTGCCGCTAGCATAGCACACCCCTGTGCTAAGCTGAGGCCGTGAACCTGGACGCCCCACGGGTCCTGGTCCTCAACGCCGCCTACGAGGTCCTGGGCCTGGCCAGCATCAAGCGGGCCGTGCTCCTCGTCCTCGGGGGCGGGGCGGAGATGGTCTCGGAAAGCGGCCTCTACCTCAACACCCCCTCCACCCGGATCCCCGTCCCCAGCGTCGTCCGCCTCAAGCGCATGGTCCGCCGCAGGCCGGGGCGCGTTCCCTTGAACCGCAGAAACGTCCTCCGGCGCGACCGCTACACCTGCCAGTACTGCGGGCAAAAGGGCGGGGAGCTCACCGTGGACCACGTCCTCCCCAAAAGCCGCGGGGGCAAGAGCACCTGGGACAACCTGGTGGCCGCCTGCCGCAGCTGCAACCTCAGGAAGGGGGACCGCACCCCCGAGGAGGCGGGGATGCGCCTCCTCCGCCCCCCGAAGCCCCCGAGGGTGCCCCTCTTCCTTTTGGACCTCAAGGAGGTCCCCCCGGACTGGCGGCCCTTCGTGGAGGGCCTCCTCGGCTAGCGCCGCACCGCAAGAAGCACCGCCAGGATCACGAGCAAAGCCCCGAAATAGCCCAAGGGCGAAAGGACCTCGCCGAAGAGCAGGTAGGCGAGGACCACGGCCACCACGGGCTCCAAGGTGGCCACCACGCTGGCCACGGTGGCGGGAAGCCGCCTGAGGCCGGCGTAAAAGGCGAGGTAGGCCCCGTAGGTGGAGAAGAGGCTCAAGGCCAGGAGGGCGCCCAGCGCCCGAGGAGTCAAGGGGCCGAACTCCGCCCAGGGCGCAAGGGCCAAAGCGGCCACGGGCAGGGCGTAGGCGAAGAAGGTGGGGGTGGCGTAGCGGCCGAGGTAAAGCTTGCCGAGAAGGTAGTGAAGGGCGTAAAAGAAGCCGGAGGCCAAGCCGAAGAGGAAGGCCCGCACCCCGAAGCGCACCTCGCTCCCCCCGCCCAGGCCCAAAAGCCCCACCCCGAGGAGGGTCAAGGCCACCGCCCCCCAGGACCTGGCCGTGGGGGGCTCCCGGAGGAAGGCCCAGGAGAGGAGGGCCACCCAGGCGGGGGCGGTGTAGAGGAGGACCGAGGCCAAGGCCGCCCCCCCGTAGAGGACGGCGAGCTGGTAGGCCCCGTAGAAGAGGGCCACCCCCAGAAGGCCGAAGAGGGGAAAGACGGGCAGGTCCCGGGGCGCCACCCGAAGGCCTCCCGTCCGGGCCGCGTGGGCCAGAAAGAAGATCCAGCTCAAAAGCGCCCGGTAGAAGGCCACCGTCAAAGGGGTAAGCCCCTCCTGGAAGGCCATACGGCTTAAAGGCCCGATGAGGCCCCAAAGAAACGCCGCCAGCAGGACGTAAAGGTAGCCCATGGGCCAAGTGTATAATCGGCCCAGAGGTTATTGGAGGCTTTATGGGAGTGCGTACCTTTTTTGCCCTTCTCGTCCTGGTCCTGGGCGGCCTCTTCGCCTGGCTCAACTGGCCGGAGGTCACCCGGACGGCCCCCCTCTCCCTGGGGTTCACCCGGGTGGAGGCCCCCCTGGGCCTGGTCCTCCTCGTGGCCTTAGGGGTGGTAACCCTCCTCTACCTCCTCTTCACCCTCGGCCTCGAGACCGCCGCCCTCCTGGAGGTGCGGCGCTACGCTCGGGAACTCCTCCACTACAAAAAGCTCGCGGAGGACGCGGAGCAAAGCCGCTTCACCGAGCTCCGCCGCTACCTGGAAGGGGAGTTCCAGGCCCTAAGGGAGGCGGAGCGTGAGGAGCTTAGGGCCCTGAAGGAGGAGGTGGCGGAAACCCTGGAGAAGCACGGGAACACCCTCGCCGCCTACATCGGGGAGCTCGAGGACCAGATCCTGCGCCTCCTGGGCGAGCGCAAGCAGGACCCCGGAGGCTAAGCGCCCGCACCTTGTCTGGACGGCCACGCGCGGACCCTTGGGGAAAGCCCCCGTGCCCCGCCGGCACGGGGTAGCCCAAAGCCCCCCGGGCCGAGGCTCCGGGGGGGCCGGTCCCGGCGGGGCTACTCCACCAGCTCCACCAGGGCGAGCGGCGCCCCGTCCCCCCGCCGGCGCTCCGCCAGCTTGAGGACCCGGGTGTACCCCCCCTGGCGGTCCCGGTAGCGGGGGGCGATCTCGTCAAAGAGCTTCCGCACCAGCTTCACGTCCTGGAGGTCCCTAAGGACCAACCTGCGGGCGTGGAGGTCGCCCCGCTTGGCCAGGTGGATGAGGTGGTCCACAAACCCCCTGAGCTCCTTGGCCTTGGGCACGGTGGTGGTGATGCGGCCGTGGGTGAGGAGGCTTTTCGCCTGGTTGCGGTAAAGGGCCAAGCGGTGGGAAGAGTGGCGGTTCAGCTTACGTCCGGACTTCAGGTGGCGCATGGTCTCACTCCTTCAGGGTGAAGCCCTTCTTCTCCAGGGCTTCCTTGATCTCCTCCAGGCTCCGCTCCCCAATCCCGGGGATGTTCTTCAGGTCCTTGAGGTTGAGGGCGAGAAGGGCCCGGACGGACTCAATGCCCTCCTCCTTGAGGCTGTGGAGCACCCGGGTGGAGAGGCCGAGCTCCTCCAAGGGCAGGTCCAGCTCCTCCTCCTGCTCTGGCGGCGCCTCGGGCTCCTTGGCCTCCTCGGGGGCCGCCACGGCGGCCGCCTGGGGGTTGGAGAAGTAGGTGAGGTGCTC of the Thermus thermophilus HB8 genome contains:
- a CDS encoding tetratricopeptide repeat protein, whose translation is MGPFLMRILALGLVAGAALAQGVQAWLERGERLLSEGAYAEAVAAFEEVLRQDYGQFQAHLGLGVALVRLGRLEEARFAFDQMTRVFPDRYEGHFNLGQVYLRLGEAGKAAEAFAKAAAIAPREEAYLAWSGALLQEGKAREAAAVLERGLSPERSPAYRLALAQALYAAGEREAAVPHLYAALNREPGRAEAWDLLARVLAEVGLTDRARREVERGLEAVQDPKGKALLLLRKGTLVEDPEPLWREALALDPDLWQAAYLLGRRRLEAGDLKEGLRWLQEAYAKGQDPEVALALAAAYLKAKDYANAYRYAKEAGPAGAFLQAQAAQGLGRRQEALKLLEGLASPQALALRGSLLLEEGQGEEAVAALQAAYEATRDPQVGVNLGAALVLVKRFGQAELVLREVLAKDPSSAAAWYNLGLALRGLGRQAEADRALRQAAALGSREARALLGR
- a CDS encoding HNH endonuclease encodes the protein MNLDAPRVLVLNAAYEVLGLASIKRAVLLVLGGGAEMVSESGLYLNTPSTRIPVPSVVRLKRMVRRRPGRVPLNRRNVLRRDRYTCQYCGQKGGELTVDHVLPKSRGGKSTWDNLVAACRSCNLRKGDRTPEEAGMRLLRPPKPPRVPLFLLDLKEVPPDWRPFVEGLLG
- a CDS encoding DMT family transporter yields the protein MGYLYVLLAAFLWGLIGPLSRMAFQEGLTPLTVAFYRALLSWIFFLAHAARTGGLRVAPRDLPVFPLFGLLGVALFYGAYQLAVLYGGAALASVLLYTAPAWVALLSWAFLREPPTARSWGAVALTLLGVGLLGLGGGSEVRFGVRAFLFGLASGFFYALHYLLGKLYLGRYATPTFFAYALPVAALALAPWAEFGPLTPRALGALLALSLFSTYGAYLAFYAGLRRLPATVASVVATLEPVVAVVLAYLLFGEVLSPLGYFGALLVILAVLLAVRR
- the rplQ gene encoding 50S ribosomal protein L17, which gives rise to MRHLKSGRKLNRHSSHRLALYRNQAKSLLTHGRITTTVPKAKELRGFVDHLIHLAKRGDLHARRLVLRDLQDVKLVRKLFDEIAPRYRDRQGGYTRVLKLAERRRGDGAPLALVELVE